GCATTGAATGTACAGTTTGCTCTCCTAATGGTCCTGATATAGTAGCTATAAGCTCAGAGTATAGGAATAATTTTGGTGGTATTGGACTTGCATATTTTTGGTATAAGGTTAGTAAATCCTTTCAGGGGCAAGATTCCAAATTTGACGTTGTTTGGTTACATCAACCTATCTTTTTATTGAAAAAATCTCCTTTCAAAAAAGCTATTATCACAGTTCATACTACTTATGTTGGAAAGGACAACAAGCAGATAAAATACCCACGATTGAAAAAAGCATATTATATGATTATGAATAAAATTGAACAATTTTCGTACTTAAGGCTCCCAGTCTCCTGTAAATATACTTACATCGACAGCAATATTTTAAAAGAGCTTAAAAGTATCGGAGTCAAGAACCCAAGTGTATTTATCCCTAACGGGGTAGATACAAGTAAATTTTCTCCTAATACTAATGTTTCTAATGTTAGGACTAAGTTTAACATTCCTTATAACCACAAATTGCTTCTTTCGGTTGGAAGGCTGATTTCAATAAAAAGGCCATTTTTGATGCTTGATATCTTTAAACTGATTCAAAATGAGTACAATAACGCTAGTTTACTTATTGTAGGGAGTGGAAACTTAGAGAATCGTATGAAGAGATATGTTAGTGATAATAATATTCATAATGTAATATTTGCAGGTTTTGTAGATCATGAATTTTTGCCAGAATTTTATTCATGTGCAGATTATTATATCATGACTTCTGAATATGAAGGACAACCTCTTACACTTCTTGAAGCAATGGCATCTGGGTTACCATGTATTGTTTCTAGTATACCAAATTTAAGAATTGTGGAAGGTGCGAATTGTGGAATTGTTATTGATTTCTCAAAAAAAGAGGCGGCTTCAAATGAATTAATTGATTATATTCAAAAAAATAATTCAAATCACGCTAATAATGCTAGAAAATACGCTGAAGAAAATTTAGATTGGAGTATTATAGCAAATAAGTATTTACATGAATTTGAAAAGGCTAAATTCAATGACAGTTTCACCTAACGTTTACTTATTGATGAATGTTTAAGGGAATTTTTTATGGTGTGATTTATGAAATTATGTTTAATTTCTTCTATGTTTCCATTGCCCGGAGAATCACCGTCTTTTGGGCCAGATAATGTTGTTTTCAACTTAATGAAAGGTCTTAAAAAAATAGCACCAGATATGTCTATAGATATTATCACTGTACGCAAAGATATTGATAAATCATTTATTTATACGGGTCTTTTACCTAATGTTCGAGTTCATTATCATTCAGGTTTTAAGTTTTTACCTAGATGTTTACAAGATCCTATTATTATAAGAAATTTCTTCCAAAAAAATAACTTTGATATTATACATTCGCATTCTCCTATAGCATTATCTCAAATTTTGAACTCTAAAACTCCAAAAATACTTACCTTGCATGGAATTTATTGGAAAGAAAAAAAATTTGTCAAAAATCCATTTCTTCGTTTAAGCTTTTACAATTATAACACTTATATGTTCAAAAAAATTTTTCCAAAAATTGACGCCTTTGTTGCTATCAGTCCATATGTTTTAGACGAAATAACGAGTATGAACATATGTGATCAGCCTCCTAAAATGTTTCAAATAAACAATCCAATAGATGATTCTTTTTTCACAAAGACTTCATATAAAGAAAATGATAATATTATATTTTATCCAGCTGTTATTAGAGCATTAAAAAATCAAGTGGTTTCGATAGATGCGATTAATATCATAAAAAACAAAATCCCTGATTTAAAACTTACATTAGCCGGTTCAATTTCTGAACCTAAATATTTCAAAAAAATTAACAGTGCAGTTAATAGGAACAATCTCTCCAATATTGTAAAATATGTGGGCAAAGTTTCAAGGGATGAAATGCTGAATTTGTATCGTAAGTCTTCAATTGTATATCTTTTATCTAATCATGAAGTTCAACCAATGGTTGTTCTTGAAGCAATGGCAACTGGAACTCCAGTCATCGCTTCAAATCTAAAATGTATTTCATATCTTGTTGAAGATGGTGTTACAGGTTATTTAGTAAATCCCAATGATTATGATAAAATCGCGGAATATACTCTTAATCTTTTATCTGATAAAGCGCATTTTTTGACAATGGGGAAGAAAGCTAGAGAATATGCATTGAAAAATTTCCATAGTGATCTTATAGCTAAGCAAACAATTAACATGTATAATGAAGTTTTGCAATCCAAAACGTGTGGCAAATCTTCTTTTTAAGTGATACCTATGATGAAAAATATGCAGATTAATAATTGTAACATTAAGACGTTTCTTATTGTTATTTTTTCAATTCAATTATCAATGTGGGGAGTACTATTTCTAGAGACCACTGGATTGGAAATTCCATTTCTTAGAGAACTCGTGGGTTTTGCTTATCTCTGTTTCCTGCCAGGAATCCTAATTATTAGAATTTTAAAATTACATGATCTCGACGTAACTGAAACTTTGTTATATTCAGTTGGACTGAGTCTTTCCACATTGATGTTTGTTGTTTTCTTTATGAATAAGATATTTCTTTATTTTGGTATTCTAAATCCAATAACAACTATGAATTTATCAATTACATTAGGAGTTATAATAGTAATATTCTCCATTTTAGCCTATTTAACTGATAAAAATTACATTCTTGACTTTAAAACTCAAAGTTATTGTCTAAAAAAGTGTTCATTATCTCCTATTAGTTTATTTTCAATTCTTATTCCGTTTTCTTCAATATTAGGAACTTACTTGATGAACTTTTATCAAAGTAATTTTCTTTTGATACTTATGTTCTTTATGATTTCGGTAGTTCTAATTTTTTTCTCTTTTACCAATTGCATTGGAAAAAAATTTTATCCTTTCTTAATTTTTTTAATTTCTATTTCTCTTGTATATCATGTGTCTTTATTTTCAACAAACTTATGGGGTGGTGATATCTATACTGAGCATTATTTTTCGAATTTGGTGTTGAAAAATTCTTTTTGGGATTCTACTATCCCTGGAAATGTTAATTCAACATTAAGTGTCGTTTTATTAGCTCCCGTTTTTTCTAATATTTGTAATTTAACTTTAACATCAGTGTTCAAAATAATCTATCCATTTTTTCTTTCGTTAGTTCCCGTTGGTTTGTACAAAGTCTTTGAAAGTCAAACAGATAAAAAAATTGCATTTCTTTCCTGTTTTTTTTTCATTTCCTTGTTTATTTATTATTTTTGGATGGCTTTAATGCCAAGACAGATTGTTGCAGAAGTTTTTTTAGTACTTTTGATGATGGTAATTGTTGACAAAAAAATATCGAATGCTATAAAGTCTTTCTTATTTATTTTGTTTAGTTTTTCGATGATAGTTTCTCATTATGGTCTTTCAGATTTATTCTTACTGTGTATTATTTTTGTGTACTTGTCGATCTTGACGACAAAATTTGCGAAAAAAAACATCTTTTTTCTGGAATATAACACTGTCAAAAAAATAGCTGTCAATAGAGATTATAATAATATCAGTCTTAATATTGTCATATTATATTTTGTTTTTTTAGTTTCATGGAGTATTTATGTTTCAACAAGTTCTGTTTTTTCCACACTCATTAATATTGGCAAAAACATCGTTAATAATCTTGTCTCTGAATTTATGGATCCTGCGGTGACTGGTGGGATGGGCACTATTCTAATGAATACGGCATCTCCATTACATGAACTAAACAAATATATTCATATTTTAGCCCAAATATTTATCGTAGTTGGTTTACTCAAGGTATTTTTTGGAAAAAACAAATATAATTTCCATCAAAATTACTTATTATTTTCTATTGCAAGTTTCTTATTATTGATTTTTAGTATTGTGATTCCATATTTCTCTTTGGCAATGACGACATCGAGAATATATCATGTAACACTGTTTTTTTTGGCTCCTTTTTTTGTAATCGGAATTACATTTATCACTAATTTAATTAAATCCATAGGGAACAATAATTTCGGTTTGGAGTTCCAAATTAGTCCTATGAAAATGGCATCTGTTTTTTTAATTATTTTTCTATTTTTTAATACTGGTCTCATCTATGAGATCTCAAATGATGTTCCAACTTCTATTCCCCTAAATAGTACGATAGATTCTACTGTTTTTAATGATGGTGAGTGTTTTGCTGCTAACTGGTTGCTTGACACTAGATATGATCATGGTATATACGCTGATAGTAATCGAATAAGAGCTTTGGGTTTTTTTACACATTATAGAAAAAATCAATTGCCATCATCAATTTCTGATGTACCAATCGGTTCCTATATTTATATAGGTTCTTTCAATCTTGAAAATAATTTATTATTTAATGGAAAAAAATCTTTAGATTTTAAAATAATTGAGCTCCAAAATAAAGTATATGATAATAACTGCGCAGAAGTGTACTATGTCTTCAATGGTGTGTGATATATATGTGTCAAAATCCACTGATTAGCGTTATCATTGCTACTTATAATAGGGAAACTTTACTTCCCAGGGCAATAAATAGTGTATTGAATCAGACATACGAAAATTTTGAAGTTGTGGTCGTTAATGATGGA
The Methanosarcina sp. WWM596 DNA segment above includes these coding regions:
- a CDS encoding glycosyltransferase family 4 protein, coding for MKVLVCTSEYYPSGSGIANVVYNVVEQLKKKGIECTVCSPNGPDIVAISSEYRNNFGGIGLAYFWYKVSKSFQGQDSKFDVVWLHQPIFLLKKSPFKKAIITVHTTYVGKDNKQIKYPRLKKAYYMIMNKIEQFSYLRLPVSCKYTYIDSNILKELKSIGVKNPSVFIPNGVDTSKFSPNTNVSNVRTKFNIPYNHKLLLSVGRLISIKRPFLMLDIFKLIQNEYNNASLLIVGSGNLENRMKRYVSDNNIHNVIFAGFVDHEFLPEFYSCADYYIMTSEYEGQPLTLLEAMASGLPCIVSSIPNLRIVEGANCGIVIDFSKKEAASNELIDYIQKNNSNHANNARKYAEENLDWSIIANKYLHEFEKAKFNDSFT
- a CDS encoding glycosyltransferase family 4 protein translates to MPGESPSFGPDNVVFNLMKGLKKIAPDMSIDIITVRKDIDKSFIYTGLLPNVRVHYHSGFKFLPRCLQDPIIIRNFFQKNNFDIIHSHSPIALSQILNSKTPKILTLHGIYWKEKKFVKNPFLRLSFYNYNTYMFKKIFPKIDAFVAISPYVLDEITSMNICDQPPKMFQINNPIDDSFFTKTSYKENDNIIFYPAVIRALKNQVVSIDAINIIKNKIPDLKLTLAGSISEPKYFKKINSAVNRNNLSNIVKYVGKVSRDEMLNLYRKSSIVYLLSNHEVQPMVVLEAMATGTPVIASNLKCISYLVEDGVTGYLVNPNDYDKIAEYTLNLLSDKAHFLTMGKKAREYALKNFHSDLIAKQTINMYNEVLQSKTCGKSSF
- a CDS encoding DUF2206 domain-containing protein, with the protein product MFVVFFMNKIFLYFGILNPITTMNLSITLGVIIVIFSILAYLTDKNYILDFKTQSYCLKKCSLSPISLFSILIPFSSILGTYLMNFYQSNFLLILMFFMISVVLIFFSFTNCIGKKFYPFLIFLISISLVYHVSLFSTNLWGGDIYTEHYFSNLVLKNSFWDSTIPGNVNSTLSVVLLAPVFSNICNLTLTSVFKIIYPFFLSLVPVGLYKVFESQTDKKIAFLSCFFFISLFIYYFWMALMPRQIVAEVFLVLLMMVIVDKKISNAIKSFLFILFSFSMIVSHYGLSDLFLLCIIFVYLSILTTKFAKKNIFFLEYNTVKKIAVNRDYNNISLNIVILYFVFLVSWSIYVSTSSVFSTLINIGKNIVNNLVSEFMDPAVTGGMGTILMNTASPLHELNKYIHILAQIFIVVGLLKVFFGKNKYNFHQNYLLFSIASFLLLIFSIVIPYFSLAMTTSRIYHVTLFFLAPFFVIGITFITNLIKSIGNNNFGLEFQISPMKMASVFLIIFLFFNTGLIYEISNDVPTSIPLNSTIDSTVFNDGECFAANWLLDTRYDHGIYADSNRIRALGFFTHYRKNQLPSSISDVPIGSYIYIGSFNLENNLLFNGKKSLDFKIIELQNKVYDNNCAEVYYVFNGV